One window from the genome of Cucumis melo cultivar AY chromosome 12, USDA_Cmelo_AY_1.0, whole genome shotgun sequence encodes:
- the LOC103497016 gene encoding B3 domain-containing transcription repressor VAL1-like isoform X3, giving the protein MASNRCMNTSCPAPSSQHWTKGWPLGSAGFANLCHNCGSAYENLVFCDTYHSEEAGWRDCSFCGKRIHCGCIVSKSMFECLDYGGIGCTSCVKRSRLGVIRRDEISNGFDAVTGGNVGLLRPASVKDQVVGNGTNEEKLLQLCNIMEANEPDHFQKSQRVDRSASPAQNRGENLRNPFGEVGSSFFNMNKIPVNCQPSVGSFTYSKLDTSRPHLELKDMKEPLTQPSLNITLGVPLGTPNFVVPCSGSAAQEDEKSILPYQQGQRSRPIFPKLIKTGTTVNSEARKGMAPLVRIARPPAEGRGKNQLLPRYWPRITDQELEQLSGDLNSTIVPLFEKVLSASDAGRIGRLVLPKACAEAYFPPISQSEGLPVRVQDVKGNEWTFQFRFWPNNNSRMYVLEGVTPCIQSMQLRAGDTVTFSRIDPGGQLVMGFRKATNSTDVQDAKIPTLSNGSHPGDASFSRVFQNLPSRAGGDASLHKSENFGGRSNDASGQQPMLTMEKKGARNIGSKSKRLLMHSEDALELRLTWEEAQDLLRPPPSANPTIVTIDDHEFEEYDEPPVFGKRTIFTARPTGEQKQWAQCDDCSKWRRLPVDVLLPPKWSCSDNVWDLSRCTCSAPEEISTKEQENLLRASKDFKKRKIGKSQKSIQELEPSGLDALASAAVLGDSIADLQESGTTTRHPRHRPGCTCIVCIQPPSGKGKHKSTCTCNVCLTVKRRFKTLMLRKKKRQSEREVEPLLQDRNPQLDETEMSGTLKGMSLQTNYSENEGSQSRMKDEEAASSSGQIDLNCHPDREDMELEGAGLSTISLVEAASQPVDSYSKQIGVSSVTSEQQSSQPSSMESERRLSGEVYHGSGHESTSDGRREHH; this is encoded by the exons ATGGCCTCCAACCGCTGCATGAACACTTCTTGCCCAGCCCCCAGCTCCCAACACTGGACCAAAGGATGGCCTCTGGGATCCGCCGGATTCGCAAATCTCTGCCATAACTGCGG ATCCgcttatgaaaatttagtcttctgTGATACATATCACTCGGAGGAAGCTGGTTGGAGGGATTGCAGTTTTTGTGGCAAG AGAATTCACTGTGGGTGTATAGTTTCTAAGTCTATGTTTGAATGTCTGGATTATGGAGGTATTGGGTGCACAAGCTGTGTGAAAAGATCTCGACTTGGTGTG ATCCGGAGAGATGAAATCTCTAATGGCTTTGATGCAGTGACAGGTGGAAATGTTGGCCTTTTGCGACCTGCTTCTGTTAAGGATCAAGTGGTTGGAAATGGAACTAATGAGGAAAAGCTTTTACAGTTGTGTAACATCATGGAGGCAAATGAACCTGACCACTTTCAGAAATCTCAAAGAGTTGACAGAAGTGCATCTCCTGCACAAAACAGAGGAGAAAATCTCAGGAACCCATTTGGGGAAGTTGGATCGAGCTTTTTTAATATGAATAAAATACCTGTTAATTGCCAACCATCTGTTGGGTCATTTACGTACTCCAAACTAGATACTAGCAGACCGCACTTAGAACTAAAAGATATGAAAGAACCCTTAACTCAGCCATCACTAAATATAACTTTGGGAGTTCCATTAGGTACGCCGAACTTTGTGGTACCCTGTTCAGGAAGTGCTGCTCAAGAGGATGAAAAGAGCATTCTGCCATATCAACAGGGCCAAAGATCTCGTCCAATATTTCCCAAGCTCATAAAAACTGGGACCACGGTTAATTCTGAAGCAAGAAAGGGAATGGCTCCTCTGGTGCGTATAGCACGACCACCTGCTGAAGGTCGGGGTAAGAACCAACTTCTTCCAAGGTACTGGCCAAGGATTACGGACCAAGAGCTAGAACAATTATCTGGAGA TTTGAACTCTACTATTGTTCCACTCTTTGAAAAGGTGCTGAGTGCTAGTGATGCTGGTCGGATTGGTCGTTTGGTTCTGCCAAAAGCGTGCGCTGAA GCATACTTCCCCCCCATCTCTCAATCAGAAGGTCTTCCTGTTAGGGTTCAAGATGTGAAGGGGAATGAATGGACGTTTCAGTTCAGATTTTGGCCTAACAATAACAGCAGAATGTATGTTCTGGAGGGCGTTACCCCTTGCATACAATCCATGCAATTAAGAGCTGGCGATACTG TCACTTTTAGTCGGATAGACCCTGGAGGCCAATTAGTCATGGGATTTCGAAAAGCAACGAATTCTACTGATGTACAG GATGCCAAGATTCCTACActttctaatggctctcatcCGGGTGACGCCTCATTCTCTAGGGTCTTTCAGAATTTGCCTTCAAGAG CTGGAGGAGATGCTAGTTTGCACAAAAGTGAAAATTTTGGGGGGAGGTCAAATGATGCTTCAGGACAACAACCAATGTTAACCATGGAAAAGAAAGGGGCTCGAAACATTGGGTCTAAAAGTAAAAGGTTGCTCATGCATAGTGAAGATGCTCTGGAGCTGAGACTCACTTGGGAAGAAGCTCAAGATCTACTCCGTCCACCACCAAGTGCAAATCCCACCATTGTCACTATTGATGACCATGAATTCGAAGAGTATGAT GAACCTCCAGTTTTTGGCAAGAGGACTATATTCACTGCCCGACCAACTGG GGAACAGAAACAATGGGCTCAGTGTGATGATTGCTCAAAATGGCGGAGGTTGCCTGTGGACGTTCTTCTCCCTCCAAAGTGGAGTTGTTCAGATAATGTTTGGGATTTGAGCAG ATGTACATGTTCTGCACCAGAAGAGATCAGCACAAAGGAACAGGAGAATCTCCTAAGAGCGAGTAAAG ATTTTAAGAAACGGAAAATTGGGAAGAGCCAGAAGTCTATTCAGGAACTCGAGCCTTCTGGTTTGGATGCACTGGCTAGTGCTGCTGTTCTGGGTGATAGTATAGCTGACTTGCAGGAATCAGGTACAACGACCAGGCATCCCCGGCACCGACCAGGATGCACTTGCATCGTGTGCATTCAACCTCCAAGTGGGAAGGGAAAGCATAAATCTACATGCACATGCAATGTCTGCTTGACTGTAAAACGCCGTTTTAAAACACTTATGCTACGGAAGAAGAAACGCCAATCAGAACGTGAAGTGGAACCTTTGCTCCAGGATAGGAATCCACAACTCGATGAAACAGAAATGAGTGGGACACTGAAGGGTATGTCTCTGCAAACAAACTATTCAGAGAATGAAGGAAGCCAGAGCAGGATGAAAGATGAGGAGGCTGCGAGTAGCAGTGGTCAAATTGACTTGAACTGCCACCCAGACCGTGAGGACATGGAACTAGAGGGAGCAGGATTAAGCACAATTAGCCTTGTCGAGGCTGCTAGCCAACCTGTAGATAGCTATTCAAAGCAAATTGGCGTCTCCAGCGTCACGAGTGAGCAGCAGTCCAGTCAACCAAGTAGCATGGAAAGTGAGAGACGCCTTTCTGGGGAAGTGTATCATGGATCAGGTCACGAGAGCACAAGTGATGGACGCAGAGAGCACCATTGA
- the LOC103497016 gene encoding B3 domain-containing protein Os07g0679700-like isoform X6, with amino-acid sequence MASNRCMNTSCPAPSSQHWTKGWPLGSAGFANLCHNCGSAYENLVFCDTYHSEEAGWRDCSFCGKRIHCGCIVSKSMFECLDYGGIGCTSCVKRSRLGVDQNSGETIGCAKMIDGLYYFDEVSVSHKIPKGLISIRRDEISNGFDAVTGGNVGLLRPASVKDQVVGNGTNEEKLLQLCNIMEANEPDHFQKSQRVDRSASPAQNRGENLRNPFGEVGSSFFNMNKIPVNCQPSVGSFTYSKLDTSRPHLELKDMKEPLTQPSLNITLGVPLGTPNFVVPCSGSAAQEDEKSILPYQQGQRSRPIFPKLIKTGTTVNSEARKGMAPLVRIARPPAEGRGKNQLLPRYWPRITDQELEQLSGDLNSTIVPLFEKVLSASDAGRIGRLVLPKACAEAYFPPISQSEGLPVRVQDVKGNEWTFQFRFWPNNNSRMYVLEGVTPCIQSMQLRAGDTVTFSRIDPGGQLVMGFRKATNSTDVQDAKIPTLSNGSHPGDASFSRVFQNLPSRAGGDASLHKSENFGGRSNDASGQQPMLTMEKKGARNIGSKSKRLLMHSEDALELRLTWEEAQDLLRPPPSANPTIVTIDDHEFEEYDEPPVFGKRTIFTARPTGEQKQWAQCDDCSKWRRLPVDVLLPPKWSCSDNVWDLSRCTCSAPEEISTKEQENLLRASKAEVCQERTPQMTDLIIKVQMQDIESLIVLTLIILDIRFFGNQ; translated from the exons ATGGCCTCCAACCGCTGCATGAACACTTCTTGCCCAGCCCCCAGCTCCCAACACTGGACCAAAGGATGGCCTCTGGGATCCGCCGGATTCGCAAATCTCTGCCATAACTGCGG ATCCgcttatgaaaatttagtcttctgTGATACATATCACTCGGAGGAAGCTGGTTGGAGGGATTGCAGTTTTTGTGGCAAG AGAATTCACTGTGGGTGTATAGTTTCTAAGTCTATGTTTGAATGTCTGGATTATGGAGGTATTGGGTGCACAAGCTGTGTGAAAAGATCTCGACTTGGTGTG GATCAAAACTCGGGGGAGACAATTGGATGTGCTAAGATGATTGATGGTCTCTATTACTTTGATGAGGTTTCAGTTAGTCATAAAATACCTAAGGGCTTGATAAGT ATCCGGAGAGATGAAATCTCTAATGGCTTTGATGCAGTGACAGGTGGAAATGTTGGCCTTTTGCGACCTGCTTCTGTTAAGGATCAAGTGGTTGGAAATGGAACTAATGAGGAAAAGCTTTTACAGTTGTGTAACATCATGGAGGCAAATGAACCTGACCACTTTCAGAAATCTCAAAGAGTTGACAGAAGTGCATCTCCTGCACAAAACAGAGGAGAAAATCTCAGGAACCCATTTGGGGAAGTTGGATCGAGCTTTTTTAATATGAATAAAATACCTGTTAATTGCCAACCATCTGTTGGGTCATTTACGTACTCCAAACTAGATACTAGCAGACCGCACTTAGAACTAAAAGATATGAAAGAACCCTTAACTCAGCCATCACTAAATATAACTTTGGGAGTTCCATTAGGTACGCCGAACTTTGTGGTACCCTGTTCAGGAAGTGCTGCTCAAGAGGATGAAAAGAGCATTCTGCCATATCAACAGGGCCAAAGATCTCGTCCAATATTTCCCAAGCTCATAAAAACTGGGACCACGGTTAATTCTGAAGCAAGAAAGGGAATGGCTCCTCTGGTGCGTATAGCACGACCACCTGCTGAAGGTCGGGGTAAGAACCAACTTCTTCCAAGGTACTGGCCAAGGATTACGGACCAAGAGCTAGAACAATTATCTGGAGA TTTGAACTCTACTATTGTTCCACTCTTTGAAAAGGTGCTGAGTGCTAGTGATGCTGGTCGGATTGGTCGTTTGGTTCTGCCAAAAGCGTGCGCTGAA GCATACTTCCCCCCCATCTCTCAATCAGAAGGTCTTCCTGTTAGGGTTCAAGATGTGAAGGGGAATGAATGGACGTTTCAGTTCAGATTTTGGCCTAACAATAACAGCAGAATGTATGTTCTGGAGGGCGTTACCCCTTGCATACAATCCATGCAATTAAGAGCTGGCGATACTG TCACTTTTAGTCGGATAGACCCTGGAGGCCAATTAGTCATGGGATTTCGAAAAGCAACGAATTCTACTGATGTACAG GATGCCAAGATTCCTACActttctaatggctctcatcCGGGTGACGCCTCATTCTCTAGGGTCTTTCAGAATTTGCCTTCAAGAG CTGGAGGAGATGCTAGTTTGCACAAAAGTGAAAATTTTGGGGGGAGGTCAAATGATGCTTCAGGACAACAACCAATGTTAACCATGGAAAAGAAAGGGGCTCGAAACATTGGGTCTAAAAGTAAAAGGTTGCTCATGCATAGTGAAGATGCTCTGGAGCTGAGACTCACTTGGGAAGAAGCTCAAGATCTACTCCGTCCACCACCAAGTGCAAATCCCACCATTGTCACTATTGATGACCATGAATTCGAAGAGTATGAT GAACCTCCAGTTTTTGGCAAGAGGACTATATTCACTGCCCGACCAACTGG GGAACAGAAACAATGGGCTCAGTGTGATGATTGCTCAAAATGGCGGAGGTTGCCTGTGGACGTTCTTCTCCCTCCAAAGTGGAGTTGTTCAGATAATGTTTGGGATTTGAGCAG ATGTACATGTTCTGCACCAGAAGAGATCAGCACAAAGGAACAGGAGAATCTCCTAAGAGCGAGTAAAG CTGAAGTTTGTCAAGAACGAACGCCTCAGATGACTGACTTGATAATAAAAGTTCAGATGCAAGACATCGAGAGCCTGATAGTCTTAACACTGATAATCCTCGACATCCGATTCTTTGGAAATCAGTAG
- the LOC103497016 gene encoding B3 domain-containing transcription repressor VAL1-like isoform X2, giving the protein MASNRCMNTSCPAPSSQHWTKGWPLGSAGFANLCHNCGSAYENLVFCDTYHSEEAGWRDCSFCGKRIHCGCIVSKSMFECLDYGGIGCTSCVKRSRLGVDQNSGETIGCAKMIDGLYYFDEIRRDEISNGFDAVTGGNVGLLRPASVKDQVVGNGTNEEKLLQLCNIMEANEPDHFQKSQRVDRSASPAQNRGENLRNPFGEVGSSFFNMNKIPVNCQPSVGSFTYSKLDTSRPHLELKDMKEPLTQPSLNITLGVPLGTPNFVVPCSGSAAQEDEKSILPYQQGQRSRPIFPKLIKTGTTVNSEARKGMAPLVRIARPPAEGRGKNQLLPRYWPRITDQELEQLSGDLNSTIVPLFEKVLSASDAGRIGRLVLPKACAEAYFPPISQSEGLPVRVQDVKGNEWTFQFRFWPNNNSRMYVLEGVTPCIQSMQLRAGDTVTFSRIDPGGQLVMGFRKATNSTDVQDAKIPTLSNGSHPGDASFSRVFQNLPSRAGGDASLHKSENFGGRSNDASGQQPMLTMEKKGARNIGSKSKRLLMHSEDALELRLTWEEAQDLLRPPPSANPTIVTIDDHEFEEYDEPPVFGKRTIFTARPTGEQKQWAQCDDCSKWRRLPVDVLLPPKWSCSDNVWDLSRCTCSAPEEISTKEQENLLRASKDFKKRKIGKSQKSIQELEPSGLDALASAAVLGDSIADLQESGTTTRHPRHRPGCTCIVCIQPPSGKGKHKSTCTCNVCLTVKRRFKTLMLRKKKRQSEREVEPLLQDRNPQLDETEMSGTLKGMSLQTNYSENEGSQSRMKDEEAASSSGQIDLNCHPDREDMELEGAGLSTISLVEAASQPVDSYSKQIGVSSVTSEQQSSQPSSMESERRLSGEVYHGSGHESTSDGRREHH; this is encoded by the exons ATGGCCTCCAACCGCTGCATGAACACTTCTTGCCCAGCCCCCAGCTCCCAACACTGGACCAAAGGATGGCCTCTGGGATCCGCCGGATTCGCAAATCTCTGCCATAACTGCGG ATCCgcttatgaaaatttagtcttctgTGATACATATCACTCGGAGGAAGCTGGTTGGAGGGATTGCAGTTTTTGTGGCAAG AGAATTCACTGTGGGTGTATAGTTTCTAAGTCTATGTTTGAATGTCTGGATTATGGAGGTATTGGGTGCACAAGCTGTGTGAAAAGATCTCGACTTGGTGTG GATCAAAACTCGGGGGAGACAATTGGATGTGCTAAGATGATTGATGGTCTCTATTACTTTGATGAG ATCCGGAGAGATGAAATCTCTAATGGCTTTGATGCAGTGACAGGTGGAAATGTTGGCCTTTTGCGACCTGCTTCTGTTAAGGATCAAGTGGTTGGAAATGGAACTAATGAGGAAAAGCTTTTACAGTTGTGTAACATCATGGAGGCAAATGAACCTGACCACTTTCAGAAATCTCAAAGAGTTGACAGAAGTGCATCTCCTGCACAAAACAGAGGAGAAAATCTCAGGAACCCATTTGGGGAAGTTGGATCGAGCTTTTTTAATATGAATAAAATACCTGTTAATTGCCAACCATCTGTTGGGTCATTTACGTACTCCAAACTAGATACTAGCAGACCGCACTTAGAACTAAAAGATATGAAAGAACCCTTAACTCAGCCATCACTAAATATAACTTTGGGAGTTCCATTAGGTACGCCGAACTTTGTGGTACCCTGTTCAGGAAGTGCTGCTCAAGAGGATGAAAAGAGCATTCTGCCATATCAACAGGGCCAAAGATCTCGTCCAATATTTCCCAAGCTCATAAAAACTGGGACCACGGTTAATTCTGAAGCAAGAAAGGGAATGGCTCCTCTGGTGCGTATAGCACGACCACCTGCTGAAGGTCGGGGTAAGAACCAACTTCTTCCAAGGTACTGGCCAAGGATTACGGACCAAGAGCTAGAACAATTATCTGGAGA TTTGAACTCTACTATTGTTCCACTCTTTGAAAAGGTGCTGAGTGCTAGTGATGCTGGTCGGATTGGTCGTTTGGTTCTGCCAAAAGCGTGCGCTGAA GCATACTTCCCCCCCATCTCTCAATCAGAAGGTCTTCCTGTTAGGGTTCAAGATGTGAAGGGGAATGAATGGACGTTTCAGTTCAGATTTTGGCCTAACAATAACAGCAGAATGTATGTTCTGGAGGGCGTTACCCCTTGCATACAATCCATGCAATTAAGAGCTGGCGATACTG TCACTTTTAGTCGGATAGACCCTGGAGGCCAATTAGTCATGGGATTTCGAAAAGCAACGAATTCTACTGATGTACAG GATGCCAAGATTCCTACActttctaatggctctcatcCGGGTGACGCCTCATTCTCTAGGGTCTTTCAGAATTTGCCTTCAAGAG CTGGAGGAGATGCTAGTTTGCACAAAAGTGAAAATTTTGGGGGGAGGTCAAATGATGCTTCAGGACAACAACCAATGTTAACCATGGAAAAGAAAGGGGCTCGAAACATTGGGTCTAAAAGTAAAAGGTTGCTCATGCATAGTGAAGATGCTCTGGAGCTGAGACTCACTTGGGAAGAAGCTCAAGATCTACTCCGTCCACCACCAAGTGCAAATCCCACCATTGTCACTATTGATGACCATGAATTCGAAGAGTATGAT GAACCTCCAGTTTTTGGCAAGAGGACTATATTCACTGCCCGACCAACTGG GGAACAGAAACAATGGGCTCAGTGTGATGATTGCTCAAAATGGCGGAGGTTGCCTGTGGACGTTCTTCTCCCTCCAAAGTGGAGTTGTTCAGATAATGTTTGGGATTTGAGCAG ATGTACATGTTCTGCACCAGAAGAGATCAGCACAAAGGAACAGGAGAATCTCCTAAGAGCGAGTAAAG ATTTTAAGAAACGGAAAATTGGGAAGAGCCAGAAGTCTATTCAGGAACTCGAGCCTTCTGGTTTGGATGCACTGGCTAGTGCTGCTGTTCTGGGTGATAGTATAGCTGACTTGCAGGAATCAGGTACAACGACCAGGCATCCCCGGCACCGACCAGGATGCACTTGCATCGTGTGCATTCAACCTCCAAGTGGGAAGGGAAAGCATAAATCTACATGCACATGCAATGTCTGCTTGACTGTAAAACGCCGTTTTAAAACACTTATGCTACGGAAGAAGAAACGCCAATCAGAACGTGAAGTGGAACCTTTGCTCCAGGATAGGAATCCACAACTCGATGAAACAGAAATGAGTGGGACACTGAAGGGTATGTCTCTGCAAACAAACTATTCAGAGAATGAAGGAAGCCAGAGCAGGATGAAAGATGAGGAGGCTGCGAGTAGCAGTGGTCAAATTGACTTGAACTGCCACCCAGACCGTGAGGACATGGAACTAGAGGGAGCAGGATTAAGCACAATTAGCCTTGTCGAGGCTGCTAGCCAACCTGTAGATAGCTATTCAAAGCAAATTGGCGTCTCCAGCGTCACGAGTGAGCAGCAGTCCAGTCAACCAAGTAGCATGGAAAGTGAGAGACGCCTTTCTGGGGAAGTGTATCATGGATCAGGTCACGAGAGCACAAGTGATGGACGCAGAGAGCACCATTGA
- the LOC103497016 gene encoding B3 domain-containing transcription repressor VAL2-like isoform X1 produces MASNRCMNTSCPAPSSQHWTKGWPLGSAGFANLCHNCGSAYENLVFCDTYHSEEAGWRDCSFCGKRIHCGCIVSKSMFECLDYGGIGCTSCVKRSRLGVDQNSGETIGCAKMIDGLYYFDEVSVSHKIPKGLISIRRDEISNGFDAVTGGNVGLLRPASVKDQVVGNGTNEEKLLQLCNIMEANEPDHFQKSQRVDRSASPAQNRGENLRNPFGEVGSSFFNMNKIPVNCQPSVGSFTYSKLDTSRPHLELKDMKEPLTQPSLNITLGVPLGTPNFVVPCSGSAAQEDEKSILPYQQGQRSRPIFPKLIKTGTTVNSEARKGMAPLVRIARPPAEGRGKNQLLPRYWPRITDQELEQLSGDLNSTIVPLFEKVLSASDAGRIGRLVLPKACAEAYFPPISQSEGLPVRVQDVKGNEWTFQFRFWPNNNSRMYVLEGVTPCIQSMQLRAGDTVTFSRIDPGGQLVMGFRKATNSTDVQDAKIPTLSNGSHPGDASFSRVFQNLPSRAGGDASLHKSENFGGRSNDASGQQPMLTMEKKGARNIGSKSKRLLMHSEDALELRLTWEEAQDLLRPPPSANPTIVTIDDHEFEEYDEPPVFGKRTIFTARPTGEQKQWAQCDDCSKWRRLPVDVLLPPKWSCSDNVWDLSRCTCSAPEEISTKEQENLLRASKDFKKRKIGKSQKSIQELEPSGLDALASAAVLGDSIADLQESGTTTRHPRHRPGCTCIVCIQPPSGKGKHKSTCTCNVCLTVKRRFKTLMLRKKKRQSEREVEPLLQDRNPQLDETEMSGTLKGMSLQTNYSENEGSQSRMKDEEAASSSGQIDLNCHPDREDMELEGAGLSTISLVEAASQPVDSYSKQIGVSSVTSEQQSSQPSSMESERRLSGEVYHGSGHESTSDGRREHH; encoded by the exons ATGGCCTCCAACCGCTGCATGAACACTTCTTGCCCAGCCCCCAGCTCCCAACACTGGACCAAAGGATGGCCTCTGGGATCCGCCGGATTCGCAAATCTCTGCCATAACTGCGG ATCCgcttatgaaaatttagtcttctgTGATACATATCACTCGGAGGAAGCTGGTTGGAGGGATTGCAGTTTTTGTGGCAAG AGAATTCACTGTGGGTGTATAGTTTCTAAGTCTATGTTTGAATGTCTGGATTATGGAGGTATTGGGTGCACAAGCTGTGTGAAAAGATCTCGACTTGGTGTG GATCAAAACTCGGGGGAGACAATTGGATGTGCTAAGATGATTGATGGTCTCTATTACTTTGATGAGGTTTCAGTTAGTCATAAAATACCTAAGGGCTTGATAAGT ATCCGGAGAGATGAAATCTCTAATGGCTTTGATGCAGTGACAGGTGGAAATGTTGGCCTTTTGCGACCTGCTTCTGTTAAGGATCAAGTGGTTGGAAATGGAACTAATGAGGAAAAGCTTTTACAGTTGTGTAACATCATGGAGGCAAATGAACCTGACCACTTTCAGAAATCTCAAAGAGTTGACAGAAGTGCATCTCCTGCACAAAACAGAGGAGAAAATCTCAGGAACCCATTTGGGGAAGTTGGATCGAGCTTTTTTAATATGAATAAAATACCTGTTAATTGCCAACCATCTGTTGGGTCATTTACGTACTCCAAACTAGATACTAGCAGACCGCACTTAGAACTAAAAGATATGAAAGAACCCTTAACTCAGCCATCACTAAATATAACTTTGGGAGTTCCATTAGGTACGCCGAACTTTGTGGTACCCTGTTCAGGAAGTGCTGCTCAAGAGGATGAAAAGAGCATTCTGCCATATCAACAGGGCCAAAGATCTCGTCCAATATTTCCCAAGCTCATAAAAACTGGGACCACGGTTAATTCTGAAGCAAGAAAGGGAATGGCTCCTCTGGTGCGTATAGCACGACCACCTGCTGAAGGTCGGGGTAAGAACCAACTTCTTCCAAGGTACTGGCCAAGGATTACGGACCAAGAGCTAGAACAATTATCTGGAGA TTTGAACTCTACTATTGTTCCACTCTTTGAAAAGGTGCTGAGTGCTAGTGATGCTGGTCGGATTGGTCGTTTGGTTCTGCCAAAAGCGTGCGCTGAA GCATACTTCCCCCCCATCTCTCAATCAGAAGGTCTTCCTGTTAGGGTTCAAGATGTGAAGGGGAATGAATGGACGTTTCAGTTCAGATTTTGGCCTAACAATAACAGCAGAATGTATGTTCTGGAGGGCGTTACCCCTTGCATACAATCCATGCAATTAAGAGCTGGCGATACTG TCACTTTTAGTCGGATAGACCCTGGAGGCCAATTAGTCATGGGATTTCGAAAAGCAACGAATTCTACTGATGTACAG GATGCCAAGATTCCTACActttctaatggctctcatcCGGGTGACGCCTCATTCTCTAGGGTCTTTCAGAATTTGCCTTCAAGAG CTGGAGGAGATGCTAGTTTGCACAAAAGTGAAAATTTTGGGGGGAGGTCAAATGATGCTTCAGGACAACAACCAATGTTAACCATGGAAAAGAAAGGGGCTCGAAACATTGGGTCTAAAAGTAAAAGGTTGCTCATGCATAGTGAAGATGCTCTGGAGCTGAGACTCACTTGGGAAGAAGCTCAAGATCTACTCCGTCCACCACCAAGTGCAAATCCCACCATTGTCACTATTGATGACCATGAATTCGAAGAGTATGAT GAACCTCCAGTTTTTGGCAAGAGGACTATATTCACTGCCCGACCAACTGG GGAACAGAAACAATGGGCTCAGTGTGATGATTGCTCAAAATGGCGGAGGTTGCCTGTGGACGTTCTTCTCCCTCCAAAGTGGAGTTGTTCAGATAATGTTTGGGATTTGAGCAG ATGTACATGTTCTGCACCAGAAGAGATCAGCACAAAGGAACAGGAGAATCTCCTAAGAGCGAGTAAAG ATTTTAAGAAACGGAAAATTGGGAAGAGCCAGAAGTCTATTCAGGAACTCGAGCCTTCTGGTTTGGATGCACTGGCTAGTGCTGCTGTTCTGGGTGATAGTATAGCTGACTTGCAGGAATCAGGTACAACGACCAGGCATCCCCGGCACCGACCAGGATGCACTTGCATCGTGTGCATTCAACCTCCAAGTGGGAAGGGAAAGCATAAATCTACATGCACATGCAATGTCTGCTTGACTGTAAAACGCCGTTTTAAAACACTTATGCTACGGAAGAAGAAACGCCAATCAGAACGTGAAGTGGAACCTTTGCTCCAGGATAGGAATCCACAACTCGATGAAACAGAAATGAGTGGGACACTGAAGGGTATGTCTCTGCAAACAAACTATTCAGAGAATGAAGGAAGCCAGAGCAGGATGAAAGATGAGGAGGCTGCGAGTAGCAGTGGTCAAATTGACTTGAACTGCCACCCAGACCGTGAGGACATGGAACTAGAGGGAGCAGGATTAAGCACAATTAGCCTTGTCGAGGCTGCTAGCCAACCTGTAGATAGCTATTCAAAGCAAATTGGCGTCTCCAGCGTCACGAGTGAGCAGCAGTCCAGTCAACCAAGTAGCATGGAAAGTGAGAGACGCCTTTCTGGGGAAGTGTATCATGGATCAGGTCACGAGAGCACAAGTGATGGACGCAGAGAGCACCATTGA